The nucleotide window TCAAAATCCTGGTTATTAATGATTTAATGATAAAAAAATAAATAGAAATGGAAGATATAAAATATAGTAATAGTATCATCAAAAGTCCGAAAAAAGGACTTTTGCTTACAGCTTTGCTTGTTGCTCAATTTGGCTTTGCCCAAAATAAAGATGACAATTTCAAAGGAGTAATCGGAAAAACATTGGCCGAATCCAAAGAATATTGGCCGGAACCTGTTAATGCTCCAAAGGGAGCTCCAAATGTGGTTTGGATAATTCTGGATGATGTAGGATATGGAGCTTCAAGTGCCTTTGGAGGTTTAATTCAAACGCCAGTATTAGAGAGTTTGGCCAATAGTGGACTGAGATATACCAATTTTCACACGACAGCTATTTGTGCACCAACTCGATCAGCTTTGTTGACAGGAAGTAATTCTCATAAAGTCCATGTTGGAGGGTTTTCACATACATCAATGTCAGCAGGATTCCCGGGTTGGGATGGAAGATTACCTTCAAAAAACGGAACGATTGCAGAGATTTTACGTGACAAAGGATATAATACTTTTGGAGTAGGTAAATATGGTGTAACTCCAGATGAAGATGCTACCGATGCTGGACCTTTTGACAGATGGCCAACCGGTAAGGGATTTGAACATTTCTTTGGTTTTCTAGGTTCTGCAACCGATCAGTATAAACCTGATTTGATAGAAGATCAAGCGCACGTTACTCCAGACGGAAGACATCTTAGCGAGCAAATTACAGATAAAGCTATCAGTTATATTCAAAGACAGCACAAGGCAGCTCCAGATAAACCGTTCTTTTTGTATTATTCGCCTGCGGCAGTTCATGCTCCTCATCAGGTAGCTACCAAATGGAGTGATGCCTACAAAGGAAAATTTGATGATGGCTGGGACGCTTATCGCGAAAAAACATTGGCGAATCAGAAGAAACTTGGAGTTGTTCCTGCCAATGCCGTATTGCCGGAACGTAATTCGCTTATTGCAGATTGGAAAAAATTAACTCCAGATCAAAAGAAAGTATATTCTAAATTCATGGAAGTGTATGCTGGATATTTGACTTATACGGATTATGAAATTGGAAGATTGGTTAATTATTTAAAAGAAAGTAATCAACTGGATAATACGCTTGTTTTTGTTATGATAGGTGATAATGGAGCCAGCAAAGAAGGGACTTTGCAAGGTGCTGTCGAAAGGCAAACCTATAAAGTTGGTGAAACAGAAGAGCAGGTTTTTCAAAATAATTTGAACCGAATTGGTGAAATTGGAACGCCTCAGGTTTATGCCAATTATCCTTTGGGTTGGGCACAAGCGACCAACACTCCATTCAAATCATGGAAACAAGACGCTAATTCTGAAGGAGGAACTCACAATCCATTGATTGTGTATTATCCAAAAGGTATCAAAGAAAAAGGCGGAATCCGAAACCAATACAGTCATGTAATTGATATTTTGCCAACAACTCTTGATGTTTTGGGAATCAAAGCACCAGAAACCATTAGGGAGGTGAAGCAAGATACCATTCAGGGTTATTCGTTCTACAATTCTTTGAATGATGCCAATGTTGTATCGTCACATAAAATTCAGCATTATTACATTTTTGGATCGAGATCCATTTATAATGATGGATGGAAAGCTGCTGCTGCGCATCATCCCAATTCAATTGAAGTAAAAGAGGCATTGGCTGATAAATCAAAAGCGAATCTTTTGAATGCTGATTTCGATAATGATATTTGGGAATTATACAATATCAACGAAGATTTTAATGAAAGAAAAGATTTAGCCAAAAAATATCCTGAAAAATTGGCCGAACTTAAAAAATTATTTGATGAGCAGGCTAAGAAAAATAACCTATATCCATTGATAGACTGGTCTGATGTTTACTTTAGAAGAATTCATAAAACACCAGCTACAGAAGGACAATCTGCACAGGAATTATTGACTAAAGCAAATAAATAATTTCATTTTTTTAATTTAAAACTATATCAAATCTGTAGAATTAATAAATTATAAAAAAACAAATTAACGATAAGTCAGCCCGGAAGTGGGTTTGTTAATAATCCATTAAAATATTAAAAATGAAAAAAAATAAATTAAATGCAAAATTTATAACTCCCCAGAAGGGACTTTTGCTTACAGCCTTATTGGCTGTCCAACTCGGGTTTTCCCAAAACAAACCGGATGCCAATTATAAAGGAGTTATTGGCAAAACATTGGCAGATTCCAAAGAATATTGGCCAGAACCGGTAAAAGCGCCTGCCGGAGCGCCAAACATTGTTTGGATTTTGCTGGACGACGTAGGATTTGGAGCTTCCAGTGCCTTTGGAGGTTTAATTCAAACGCCAACTTTTGATGCTTTGGCTAATAATGGATTGCGTTATACCAATTTTCACACCACAGCGATTTGCGCACCAACCAGAGCAGCTTTGCTGACAGGTCGTAATTCTGGAAGAGTTCACGTTAGTGGTTTCTCTCACACTATTTTATCGGCAGGTTTCCCAGGTTGGGACGGAAGAATTCCATCGGATAAGGGAACTGTTGCTGAGATTTTAAGGGAAAATGGTTACAACACTTTTGCGGTGGGTAAATATGGTGTAACTCCAGATGAGGACGCCACCGATGCAGGTCCGTTTGACAGATGGCCAACAGGAAAAGGCTTTGATCACTTTTTTGGATTCTTAGGTTCTCAAACCGATCAGTACAAACCTGATTTGGTAGAAGATCAAGCCCACGTAAAACCTGACGGAAGGCATCTAAGTGAGCAAATTACGGATAAGGCAATTGGCTATATTCAGAAACAGCAAAAAGCAGCACCTGGAAAACCGTTTTTCCTGTATTATGCTCCGGGAGCGGTTCATGCGCCACATCAGGTTGAGGAAAAATGGGTAAAACCGTATGAAGGAAAATTTGATGAAGGCTGGGATGTGTATCGCGAAAAAGTATTGGCCAACCAGAAGAAACTCGGTGTAATTCCTGCCAATGCCGTGTTGCCGGATCGTAATGCGATTATTACGGCTTGGAATAAATTGACTCCAGAGCAAAAGAAAGTATATGCCCGATTCATGGAAGTATATGCCGGATATTTAACCTACACCGATTACGAAATAGGGAGAGTGGTGAATTATCTGAAAGAAAGCAATCAGTTGGACAACACTTTGATTTTTGTTGCCATTGGTGATAACGGAGCCAGCAAAGAAGGGACTCAGGTAGGTACGATCAGTCAAAATCTGTTTGCTCAGGGTGTAACTGATGAGCAAAATCTTCAGAGTAATTTAGAACATATTGGTGAAATTGGAACAGCAAAAGGGCTGAACACTAATTATCCTTTGGGTTGGGCACAAGCAACAAATGTACCTTTCAAAAACTGGAAACAAGATGCACAGTCAGAAGGGGGAACACGCAATCCTTTGATTGTTTTTTATCCAAAAGGAATTAAAGAAAAAGGCGGAATCAGAAATCAATACAGTCATGTAACTGATTTGCTTCCTACAACTCTGGAAATTGCCGGAATCAAAGCACCTGAGAAAATTAAAGAAGTGAAACAGGATATTATTCAGGGTTCTTCTCTTTATGCTTCGTTGAATGACCCTAAAGCCGAATCATTGCACAAAGTTCAATACTATTACATTTTTGGGAACAGAGCGATTTACAAAGACGGATGGAAAGCAGCCGCTGCACACGCAAATCCTTTTACCTCACAAAATGCTGCCGGAAAAAAACAGGCTCCACAACCTAGTAATTTTGACGCTGATGTTTGGGAATTGTACAATCTTAACGAAGATTTTAACGAGCGCAACAATTTGGCAACTAAGTATCCTGAAAAATTGGCGGAGCTTAAAGTATTATTTGATGAGCAGGCCAAAGAAAACAATCTATATCCATTGATTGATTGGCAGGATGTTTTGGCCAGAAGAATACACAATCCTTCGGGCGACAAAAATCAAAATCTTCAGGAATTGATTCACAAAGAAACTCAGGGAGGCAGCAGTAATTAGTAATAAGTCCTTAGCAGTTAGTCCTTAGTTTTAAAAGCTATTTACTAAGGACTAATTACTAATCACTAAGGACTATTTAACATTAATAAAAAAAAATATGAAACGAATAGATTTTGAAGTAATAGGAAAAAAGATTGTCGTTGGGATAATCGTTTTTTTAGTACCGCTAGGTATTTTGGTTGGAGGATTAGCAATAGTAAGTCAAATTTTAAAATAAGAAATCATGGCATTAGATACAACAAAATTGAAGAGAGACTTAGGTATTAGTCTTTTTATTTATAGTTTGCCGGTATTGGCAATTTACCTTTATTTTAAGCTAAATAATGGTGTTGTGACAGAATCACATCTTACATTACCATCTTATTTAGAATTTTTACAACCCGCTTTTAAAAATATTCGGAGTTGGGGATTAATTGCATTCGCGATTGTTTTGGGAATTGTAGAATTTGCCGCAGGTTTGTATGATGAACATTGGACAGGTCGCGAACGCAAAATAGATATTATTTGCTTTTTAGCACCAAAATTGCTTTTACCTCCGGTTACGGCCTTTTTTAGTTTATCAGTTTTGCCGTATTTGATTCCAAATTTGGCAAACACACTTTCATGGGTTCCATTTTGGGGAGGTTTTTTCCTGATTGCAATAGCCGATGATTTGACCCAATATTGGTATCATCGTTTGCATCACCAAGTGCCTTTTTTATGGCGTTTTCATAGAACGCATCACTCGGCACCCTATATGGGAATGGCGATGGCTTCTAGACAAAACTTCCTTTACACTGTGTTTTTCTCCCAAATTTATTTAACTGCGACATTGACATATTTAGGATTGGGATTACCAGCTTTATTTGTTTTGGTTGTAAAAAGTTTTATCACTTTGGGTGCACATTCGAGTCTTGCCTGGGATAAACCCTTTTACAAATACAAAGTGCTACATCCTGTTGCCTGGGTTTTGGAACGGTTGATTTCGACTCCGGCCACGCATCATGCGCATCATGCAGACACAAGCGGAGATGGAGTGGGGCATTTCAAAGGAAACTTTGGAAATATGTTTTTCATTTGGGATGTGATTTTTGGAACTGGTTTAATCACACGTAGATTTCCAGAATCCTACGGAACGAAATCGTATAAAAGCGAGGAATGGTACGCACAATTCCTTTGGCCAATATTCAAATCTAAAATTGAAGGAAGTCCCTTGGCCGATGGTGTGCGTGCAATACCAATTGTAGAGAAAAAAGAAGTCGTTTCATCAAACCAAAAAATCTATGAGCCAGTTTAATCCTAAAACTTTTAAAGCTGTTTTGTTACTAATAGCTTTATTATTCGCAATAGCGGGTTTCTCCCAAGATAAAAACGCATTTACATTGCAGATTGATTCTTTTTATGCCAAAATAAAAGAACAGAAAAATCCGCAAATTATTGACGCACGAAGTCCCGAGGAGTTTGCCATAAACCATATCAATGGAGCGGTGAATTTTAATTTGGAAACAAAAAATTATATTCAGTATGTGGCCAAATTAGACAAATCCAAACCGGTTTTTATTTACTCGATTGGTGCTGGACGAAGTGGTCAATTGGCTAACGAATTATTAAAAAACGGATTCTCTGATGTGCATGATTTGGATGGAGGAATAGCGGCATGGATAGGCGGCGGAAAACCTTTTTATTCTAATACCAAAAACAAATTATCACAGGCAGAATATCAAAAAATAGTTACTAGTAACAATACCGTTTTGGTGGATATTGGTTCGCGTTATTGTGGTGCTTGTAAAAAAGTGAAACCTGTTCTGGAAACGATCAGGGCACAATATGGTGAGGATGTAAAAATTGTTGAAATTGATTTGGAAGACAATCCGCAGATTATAGCCGACTTAAAAACGGTGAAGGTTTTTCCAACTTTGATTTTATATAGAAAAGGTAAAATCTTTTTTAAAAAAGATGGAGGACAAGATTTGAAAAAAGATGTTGATTTGGCCTTGGCCTCCAATTAATTTTTAAAAATGTTATAATAGAAAAAATAGCTCACGGAATGCATCCATTCTTCGAGATACAGTAAAGCTAAATTTGTTTGAACAAAGAACAGTTTAGGTTGGTTAGTTAGTCATTACTTGATTTTTTTTTTTTTTTTTTCAGCGCAATAGTTTAGAGATAAGCTATTGCGTTTTTTGTAAGACATGTATTTATTATTTAATATTTTGTGTTTATTTGTCGATTTTTACTTGTTTATTAACGATTTTTTTAATTATTTTTGAACCGACAAAATTTTGAAGCAACGCAAATGAGTAAAAAAATTACGCTACTTTTTATAATTACTTTTTCCTTTTCGATTTCCGCTTTTTCTGCCATATCTCAGGCCGAGAAAGAAGTTTTGATAAAATTGAACCAAGTTACCAATGGACAAAAATGGATCAAAAAATGGGATCTGTCTTTGCCAATGGATAAATGGTATGGTGTCAAAATTGTTGACGATAAGGTAGTTTCCATTAACTTAAAAAATAATAATCTGACAGGTCGTATTCCTGTCGAAATTACAACTTTATTGAATCTGCAAGAGCTGAATTTAAGTTCTAATTTGTTGAATGGTGAAATTCCGCTCAATATCGGGAACATGAAAAATTTGCAAATTCTGGATCTTTCATCTAATAAATTAACAGGCTTTATTCCGGTTTCTATTTGTAATCTTCCTAATCTAATGGCATTGGTTTTGGACCGAAATATATTATCTGGAGAGTTGCCTCAACAAATAGGCAAGCTTTCCATGTTGGAGAATTTATCTTTATATGAAAATTCATTTCTGGGACAATTACCTGCTTCTTTTTATGAGTTAAAACATTTAAAATCAATATCTTTGTATTCAAACAAGTTTACAGGGAAATTAAATCCCGAAATTGGTAATCTGGTATTGTTGGAATATTTAAATCTTTTTGACAATGATTTTAAAGGACAAGTCCCATTAGAATTGGAGAAATTAATTCATCTGAAAAAAATGAATATATCCTATAATTTGTTTACTGGTCAAGTTTCAAACAAATTATCTTTATTGGATAAATTGAATATGACCATGCGAAATGAAATAGGAAATGTTGTTTCGTTACCCGTTAACAAAGGGTGAAAATACTTTTTTGATGTCGACGATATTGAAAGTTGTTTGTTTTTATACATTTAGTTAGAAAACCCTGTAAATTCATACATTACAGGGTTTTTTGTTTTAGGGCAGAAAAGTGTCTATTAAATTAAAAGTTTGTATCCCATGAGATATTAAGAAAGTACTGAAAAATGCAGTTTAATTCAATTCTTTGTAAACCGAGGAAACAATCTCGCACTGTTATTGTACGCAATATTTTGTTTTTCTTCTGTAGTGAAAATGGATGTGTTTTTAAAAATTGCCACACTGTCTTGTGTGCCTGTTTTTGGTCGAAGCGGCGCATCGGTTCCGAAAACAATTTGTGAAGTGCCTGCCATATCTTTCAAGGTTTGAAAAACAGTGTCGGACGTTGACAAAGCCAAATCGTAATACAGATTTTTAAAAGAATCCAAGATTTCTTCTTTGGATAAATTAATCGCTTTGCATTCTTCGGCAACTGTGCTAAAACGGTATGCAAGATAGGGAAGAACCCCGCCGGCATGAGAAACAATCCATTTGATATTAGAGTATTTTTTCAATTTACCCCTGTAGAGCAAATCCATAATCGCTCTTGTAGTGTCAAAAGGAAATTCCCAAACCGAAGGATCGGTGACGCTTAATGTGGGTACATCTCCACCTGGTTTTACGGGATGCAAGAGTACCACTGCATTGCGTCTGTTGAGTTCAGCCAATATTTCGTCCATTCGGTCATCACCAATATACATTCCGCCCACGTGGCTTGGCATACAAAATCCATCTGCGTGGAGACTATCATAAGAGTATTCAATTTCTTTTAAAGTAGCTTCAACATTAGCACTTGGAAGGCAAGTTAAAATTCCATAGCGTTTGTTGTCATAGGAAGCATAACCTGCTAAAAAGTTATTGATTGCTCGGGTTTGTTCTGGTGTTGATGATACAGGAAGCGACAGCAAAGCACCTCCAATTCCTAATCGTTCGCTTTCCTCGGCATCTATTTGCATATCCCATTTGGGCAAGTTGGCAAAATTGGGATTGTTTTTTCCGATGACGTGGTGATGCACATCTATAATCATTTCAGTTTTCATTTCTTTGATTTTTTTAATTCAATTGGTTCAAGTTAAATTCTACGCCCTGTCTCCACACTTTTTTGATGGACAACGTATCGGCAATGTTGGTCGTTGGATCGCCTTCCACCAATAATAAATCGGCACGGGCACCATTAATAATGCGTCCTCTATCGTGGAGACCAAATCTACGGGCAGGGATTGACATAGCGCTTCTCAAGGCCTCAATGGGCGTCAAGCCTGCTTTTACCAACAATTGCAATTCGTGGTGAAGACTGGCTCCGTGCGCCATTCCGCCCACTGCGGGTTGAGAAGCATCACTGCCTGCAAGAATATCTACGCCTGTATCATGCAAGGCTTTTACCGCATTGAGAAGATTAGCTGTTTTGCCTTGCGGGTAGGTGGTAATATGATTTTCCATACAGGCAATCCATTCCGGACTTAATTTGGAACTCACTCGTGGGTCTTTTACAAATTCTGAAGCATCGCTATCGCCAATGGTAGAAGCACCTGCAACAATAGTTGGGCAGACAAAAGCACCGGAATTAGCAACCGCTGTAATAATTTCAGGTGTGTGAGGCTGATCGATAAAAATATGCATGAGTCCGTCTATTCCTCCTTCAATCGCTCTTTCGTAAGCCTTAATCGTCATAGCATGGGCTACGGTCATTTTTCCTAAACGATGCGCTTCCGAGCAAGTGGCTTCAATAACTTCATCAGTAACATCGGGTGTGTTTGGATAGCCAAAAACAGTACCTTCTTCAATCATTATTTTAATGTAATCTACTCCTTGCTGCACTCTTTCATTAACTATTGCAATGGCTTCTTCAGGAGTGGAAACGTCTTTTTTCATAGTAAGTCCGGCTTTTGCCATCATTTCTTTTTGTTTGGCTTTCACTTCGGCTGGTAATAATTCGCTGGGATGACCGTCGGGTGCGGTTATGGCCAAAAATGATTTTAAACTTTCGGCGATACCTGTATTTTCTTTTAACTCTTTGCATTGCGCTTCGTTAAAGTACCCCTGCATCTGAAATGTGGTCGTCACACCAAAGTACATATCCTGTTTTAAGAATTCCATGTTCGGATGCGAATGCGCGTCAATCAAGGCAGGCATCAGAGTGCAGCCTTTGGCATCAATAATTTCGGCACCTTGCGAAATAGCATTGCCAATGTTGAGAATTTTACCGTTTTTTATGGTTACTGTTTTTGCTTCAATTACATTTTCTCCGTCAAATATTTTTGCGTTGGTGATTGTTGTCAATTTGTTCATACTATACATTTTTAATTGTTGTTAATTTTTTTGCTCATGCGTATGCTTTATTTATTAAAAGCTTTTTATGAGTTAAAATGATAGTGCAAATCTAGACCGAAGAAAAAGGGTAAAATTGTAAAAAACGGACGTTTTGAGTTGGAGAGGATTTTTTGCCAATGATTTAGCTAATGCGCAGTTCACTTCGTTCGAATCAGAGATTCTCACGGATTTTCGGTTCAATAATAATAAGCTCCGAACTAAAAACGGCTGTATTGTTTGGGCTTCATCCCGATATGTTCATTAAAGACCTTGGCAAAATGACTTAGGTTTGTAAATCCCAGTTTATAACCCACATCCGAAACAGTTAGCTTTTCCTCTTTCAATAATCGGGAAGCTTCTTTCATCCGGAATTCCTGATAATAACTAAAAATGCTGTTACCAAAAACTTGCTTGAACAAACGTTTCAATTTGGATGGACTCATATTGGCACCCATTGCCAATTCGCCGATAACCGGAGGAATTTCAAGCTGCTCAAGCATTTTCTCTTTTACTTTGTAAATGGTTTGGATATCATGAGTATTTAAAGCATACAGCTGTTTTTCATCCCGCTTTTCTAATTCCATTAATAATCGGCAAACCAATTCTTCTGCCTTTATTCTCAGAAAAAATAGTTTGAAAGTTTCATCAACCGATTCAGTCACAATTTCATCCACGATTTTCTGTAAAGAAGGATAAATAATTTGTTCGAATAACAAGGGCTGTGCGTTCTCTAACAGGCTTTGTAAAACTGGCGATTTTTCCGAAAAGGCAAATAGTTCGTTCAAATAATCGGCATCGACTTCTATATTAATAACTGCCGTATTGGTATGGATAGAAATAACGTCGTCGGTATTTAAACTACTGGTCGCGACTAAAACTGAAGGCATTTCCATCAAATGTTTATCAGTTGATGCTATTTCTGTTTTAGGAAAAATGTTTTGAAACTTGAAAAATATCATTCTCTTGGAAGCGTTGACTTCTGGATATTCAACAACCAAGTCCTCATTTAGCTCATAATTACTGATTATCATTCGGATATGCTCATTAAAAATGAATCCGGTACAATAACCTTTGCCAAATTTTTCAGGGATTTCTAATCTTCTGTTTTTAACTTCTGTCCCCAATAATTGGGCAAGTTTTTTTAAGATTTTCGGAATTGTTTCTTGTTTGTCTTTTTTCATAAAAGTCTTTTACAGCTGTTTTTATGTCAAATGTAGATATTTTGCTCGCAAAAGACACTATACTTTTGTATTGCGAATTATTCAAGACTAATGTAGTAGAGATAATTATTATGGATATCCTCATTTTTAAAACAAACATCAAAACAAAACGGGATTACTTTAAGGTAAAGAGAGCCTTGAAAACTAAGCTTGATATAGAAGAAATAAGTATTGATTCTGAGGATTGCGACAAAGTTTTGCGTGTAATAAGTAAGATGAATTCTTCGCAGACTATAATAGACGAAGTTAAGGGCCTTAATTTTTTTTGTGAAGAACTGGAAGACTAAAACCATTTAAAAAATCATTTAAAAACAAATAAAAATAAGAATGAAATCGAAGAAATATAAATTGTGGATTATTGTTGGGATTGTATTGTTGAATTCTATTGGATTTTCGGTGGTACTGCCTCTGTTGCCTTTTATGGTTGGTAAGTATCTTCCATCTCAACAGATTGTTTTAGGGATGAGTGCGCTTATGTCGGTGTTTGCATTCTGTACGTTTTTTGCGTCTCCCGTTTTTGGGGCTTTAAGCGACAGGTATGGACGGAAAAACATTCTTATCTTCAGTCTATTAGGCTCTACCATAGGCTATGTTTTGTTTGGAATAGGGGGAGCGCTTTGGATACTTTTCCTTGGGCGTATTATTGATGGACTTACAGCAGGAAACATTAGCACGTTGTTTGCATATGTATGCGATAGCACCGAACCCAAGGAAAGGATTAAATGGTTTGGTTATATAGGTTCTGCTATGGGAATTGGGAAATTGGGGGGACCTGCATTAGGCGGATTGTTGGGAAGCATTTCTCTTGGGTTGCCCTTTTTTGTTACTGCCGGATTAATTTTTATTTCCAGTTTGGCTGTATATTTTTTACTACCTGAATCTTTAGCTCCCGAAAAAAGGACTAAACATTTAACACTTGAAAGTTTTAATACATTTTCCCATTTTAAAGATATATTAAGACTCAAAGATGTTAAATTATTGCTCTTATTAGGTGTTCTTTTTTATGTAGGAATAAGTGTTTTTCAGTTTAATTTCATCATCTTTCTTAAAGATATTTATAAATGGAGTCCTGCATTTATTGGTATCATGATGACGCTAGTTGGAATCAGTGAGATTTCTTCAAGGGCATTGCTATTGCCTTGGTTATTGAAACGTTTTAGTGAAAAAAGTATTGGAATAGCTGGCTTAATTGGCCTTGGAATTGGATTAGGATTAATTCTCCTGAGTGTTTTTATACCATCTGTTATTATTATTTCGATGGCTGTCCTATTTATAATCTCCGGTGAAGGATTATTCGACCCAACGTACAACGGAAAATTATCACAATCTGTTGACGAGAGTAAACAGGGAAAACTTCAGGGAGTCAACCAAAGTTTGCAGTCAGCAAATAATATGCTTATTCCGCTGGGTGCAGGTGCTATTTATTTTTACAGCCCAAGTATGTTGTATGCAATAGCTACATTTGTTGTGTTGGTTGCAGTTATTTTGTATGCAAAATTTTTGCCTCAAACTCGACTTGCTCAAAATTTGAGCAAAAAAGTTTAGTTTTTTAACAGATCGATTCTTAGAATGGTTGAAATTTGATTTTTTTCCTTTTTTGTAATGATGGTAAAGAAGCAAAATCTTTCCTCTTAGCCCCGATAGAAGTGGAAATCCTTTTATGCCGGGGTTCGGCATATAAGATTGAAACGGATAGCGGGAACCATCTTTCCAAAAATGCCTAATCTTTCTGCTCCAAAAAATAGTAATCGAAATCAAGATTTTAAATCGGTGAGCTGAATGAAGCGGTCGTTGATGTTTTTATACAAATCTTTGGGCAACACGCCGGAGAGTTTTTTGATTTCTTTGATGAAATGGGATTGATCTGTGTAATTGCCTTCGGGAAATAATTTGCCGTTTTTTAGTTGTTCGAATGATGCTCTGAAACGGACAATATTGCAATAAGTTTTGAGCGGAATGCCCAATTGCTGATTGAAATAGCGGTTGATTTGACGGCTGCTCCAAAACACTTTTTTGGATAGTTCAGTGATAGCGATATTTCCTTTGGAGGCATAAATTAAATCAAACAATTTGATTTTGCGCTTGTCGAGATTTTCGGGGATGAGCTCTTTAATTCTTTTGGTGGCGTTTTTGCAAAAAGTATCAAAATCATCCAGAGCAGTTTCATCGAT belongs to Flavobacterium gilvum and includes:
- a CDS encoding arylsulfatase encodes the protein MEDIKYSNSIIKSPKKGLLLTALLVAQFGFAQNKDDNFKGVIGKTLAESKEYWPEPVNAPKGAPNVVWIILDDVGYGASSAFGGLIQTPVLESLANSGLRYTNFHTTAICAPTRSALLTGSNSHKVHVGGFSHTSMSAGFPGWDGRLPSKNGTIAEILRDKGYNTFGVGKYGVTPDEDATDAGPFDRWPTGKGFEHFFGFLGSATDQYKPDLIEDQAHVTPDGRHLSEQITDKAISYIQRQHKAAPDKPFFLYYSPAAVHAPHQVATKWSDAYKGKFDDGWDAYREKTLANQKKLGVVPANAVLPERNSLIADWKKLTPDQKKVYSKFMEVYAGYLTYTDYEIGRLVNYLKESNQLDNTLVFVMIGDNGASKEGTLQGAVERQTYKVGETEEQVFQNNLNRIGEIGTPQVYANYPLGWAQATNTPFKSWKQDANSEGGTHNPLIVYYPKGIKEKGGIRNQYSHVIDILPTTLDVLGIKAPETIREVKQDTIQGYSFYNSLNDANVVSSHKIQHYYIFGSRSIYNDGWKAAAAHHPNSIEVKEALADKSKANLLNADFDNDIWELYNINEDFNERKDLAKKYPEKLAELKKLFDEQAKKNNLYPLIDWSDVYFRRIHKTPATEGQSAQELLTKANK
- a CDS encoding arylsulfatase, which gives rise to MKKNKLNAKFITPQKGLLLTALLAVQLGFSQNKPDANYKGVIGKTLADSKEYWPEPVKAPAGAPNIVWILLDDVGFGASSAFGGLIQTPTFDALANNGLRYTNFHTTAICAPTRAALLTGRNSGRVHVSGFSHTILSAGFPGWDGRIPSDKGTVAEILRENGYNTFAVGKYGVTPDEDATDAGPFDRWPTGKGFDHFFGFLGSQTDQYKPDLVEDQAHVKPDGRHLSEQITDKAIGYIQKQQKAAPGKPFFLYYAPGAVHAPHQVEEKWVKPYEGKFDEGWDVYREKVLANQKKLGVIPANAVLPDRNAIITAWNKLTPEQKKVYARFMEVYAGYLTYTDYEIGRVVNYLKESNQLDNTLIFVAIGDNGASKEGTQVGTISQNLFAQGVTDEQNLQSNLEHIGEIGTAKGLNTNYPLGWAQATNVPFKNWKQDAQSEGGTRNPLIVFYPKGIKEKGGIRNQYSHVTDLLPTTLEIAGIKAPEKIKEVKQDIIQGSSLYASLNDPKAESLHKVQYYYIFGNRAIYKDGWKAAAAHANPFTSQNAAGKKQAPQPSNFDADVWELYNLNEDFNERNNLATKYPEKLAELKVLFDEQAKENNLYPLIDWQDVLARRIHNPSGDKNQNLQELIHKETQGGSSN
- a CDS encoding sterol desaturase family protein; its protein translation is MALDTTKLKRDLGISLFIYSLPVLAIYLYFKLNNGVVTESHLTLPSYLEFLQPAFKNIRSWGLIAFAIVLGIVEFAAGLYDEHWTGRERKIDIICFLAPKLLLPPVTAFFSLSVLPYLIPNLANTLSWVPFWGGFFLIAIADDLTQYWYHRLHHQVPFLWRFHRTHHSAPYMGMAMASRQNFLYTVFFSQIYLTATLTYLGLGLPALFVLVVKSFITLGAHSSLAWDKPFYKYKVLHPVAWVLERLISTPATHHAHHADTSGDGVGHFKGNFGNMFFIWDVIFGTGLITRRFPESYGTKSYKSEEWYAQFLWPIFKSKIEGSPLADGVRAIPIVEKKEVVSSNQKIYEPV
- a CDS encoding thioredoxin domain-containing protein gives rise to the protein MSQFNPKTFKAVLLLIALLFAIAGFSQDKNAFTLQIDSFYAKIKEQKNPQIIDARSPEEFAINHINGAVNFNLETKNYIQYVAKLDKSKPVFIYSIGAGRSGQLANELLKNGFSDVHDLDGGIAAWIGGGKPFYSNTKNKLSQAEYQKIVTSNNTVLVDIGSRYCGACKKVKPVLETIRAQYGEDVKIVEIDLEDNPQIIADLKTVKVFPTLILYRKGKIFFKKDGGQDLKKDVDLALASN
- a CDS encoding leucine-rich repeat domain-containing protein, whose translation is MSKKITLLFIITFSFSISAFSAISQAEKEVLIKLNQVTNGQKWIKKWDLSLPMDKWYGVKIVDDKVVSINLKNNNLTGRIPVEITTLLNLQELNLSSNLLNGEIPLNIGNMKNLQILDLSSNKLTGFIPVSICNLPNLMALVLDRNILSGELPQQIGKLSMLENLSLYENSFLGQLPASFYELKHLKSISLYSNKFTGKLNPEIGNLVLLEYLNLFDNDFKGQVPLELEKLIHLKKMNISYNLFTGQVSNKLSLLDKLNMTMRNEIGNVVSLPVNKG
- a CDS encoding amidohydrolase family protein: MKTEMIIDVHHHVIGKNNPNFANLPKWDMQIDAEESERLGIGGALLSLPVSSTPEQTRAINNFLAGYASYDNKRYGILTCLPSANVEATLKEIEYSYDSLHADGFCMPSHVGGMYIGDDRMDEILAELNRRNAVVLLHPVKPGGDVPTLSVTDPSVWEFPFDTTRAIMDLLYRGKLKKYSNIKWIVSHAGGVLPYLAYRFSTVAEECKAINLSKEEILDSFKNLYYDLALSTSDTVFQTLKDMAGTSQIVFGTDAPLRPKTGTQDSVAIFKNTSIFTTEEKQNIAYNNSARLFPRFTKN
- a CDS encoding amidohydrolase family protein, whose product is MNKLTTITNAKIFDGENVIEAKTVTIKNGKILNIGNAISQGAEIIDAKGCTLMPALIDAHSHPNMEFLKQDMYFGVTTTFQMQGYFNEAQCKELKENTGIAESLKSFLAITAPDGHPSELLPAEVKAKQKEMMAKAGLTMKKDVSTPEEAIAIVNERVQQGVDYIKIMIEEGTVFGYPNTPDVTDEVIEATCSEAHRLGKMTVAHAMTIKAYERAIEGGIDGLMHIFIDQPHTPEIITAVANSGAFVCPTIVAGASTIGDSDASEFVKDPRVSSKLSPEWIACMENHITTYPQGKTANLLNAVKALHDTGVDILAGSDASQPAVGGMAHGASLHHELQLLVKAGLTPIEALRSAMSIPARRFGLHDRGRIINGARADLLLVEGDPTTNIADTLSIKKVWRQGVEFNLNQLN